CACCGGGGTGTGCGGCACCGGCTCCCGCCGGCACGCTTTCAGGAAGGCGGAATCGTACGTCTGACTCGGCTGGCCCTGGAATGGGGTCTCCCCAGCGCCGGCGGAGCCTGGCGTGAGGGGAAGGTCGTTGGCGCTCACGCGCCAAATCTTCGCACGTATGAAGAAGTGCCCGGCCCGGCGCGGGTGTCCCTGCGCCGCACGGACGCTCGTTCCGCCTAGTCTTCCCCGCATGGCTGCGGCTCAGGGACGATTTTCAGATGGCGCTGACGGTGTGGACAGCGCGAAGGAGAGCTCCGTCCCGCTCCCGTTCCGACGCGCGGTCGACGGTTTGAAGAAGGCGCGCCTGCGTCCGGGGATCGAGATCGACCCCACCAGACCGCCCCAGCGCCTGGCCCCGCACGCCTATGCCCTGGAGGCCGCGGTCGTGGACGGCGAGGACGATCTGGCCGACGGCCGGCTCATCCTGCTCCACGATCCGTCCGGGCACGAGGCCTGGCACGGGACCTTCCGGCTGGTGACGCTCGTACGCGCCGAGCTCGAGCCCGAGATGGCCGCCGACCCGCTCCTCCCCGAGGTGTGCTGGTCCTGGCTGACGGGGGCGCTGGAGGCGCGCGGCCTGGCGTACGGGGAGGCGAGCGGGACCGTGACCATGGCGAGCTCGCACTACTTCGGCGGACTCGCCGAGCGGCGGCCGGCCACGCAGATCGAGATCAGGGCCTCGTGGACGCCGCGCGAGGGCGTGGGCGGGGTGCCGGACACCTCGGCGCACCTGTCGGCGTGGTGCGAGCTGCTGTGCCAGATCGCGGGGCTGCCGCCGGTCGGGCCGACGGACTCGGGGACGGGTGTGGTCTCCCTGCCACAGCGCCGCGGTCCGCACCACCCGTAGCCGTGGCGCCGTACGGCGGCACCCGGGCGGCCGCCCGGGTCCGCTCGTCGTCCGAATACACCGCGCCCCGTAGAACGGCCGATCGAGCGCCGGAGGCGCGGTGTCGGAAGCGGGCAAGCGTTGCGGGCTTCTGATCACCCGATGATCGATCGTGCGTCCGAATTGCCCGAATTGTTACTCACCAAATCGTGATCATTCCCTAAAGCCGGGCGGGTGACGTGCCGAAGGAGTCAGTGACCATCCGCACGGTTCGCACCGGCTTCCTTCCCCGAGCCGGCCGTCCCGCCACTCCCCCAGGAGGCCTAGGTGTCCGTTCTTCTCGAGCAGCCCGCAAGCCTGGTCGCCTACCGCCCGAACAAGCCGACGGCCATGGTCGTCGTGGCCGACCCGCGCGTGCGTTCCACCGTGACCCGCCATCTGTGGGCCCTCGGAGTCCGTGACGTGATCGAGGCGTCGTCCATCGCGGAGGCCCGCCCCCGCGTCGGCAGCCCGCGCGACATCTGCGTGGCCGACGTACACCTGCCCGACGGTTCCGGTCTCACCCTGCTCTCCGAGACCCGGGCCGCCGGCTGGCCGAACGGCCTGGCCCTGTCCGCCGCCGACGACATCGGCGCCGTACGCAACGCCCTCGCGGGCGGAGTGAAGGGCTACGTCGTCACCGGCACGCGGACCAACATCGGGCTCCCCACCCGGCCCGGCGCCGCCCCCATCGGCGCTGCCGCCGCCCGTATGCACCGCCGCCCCCCGGGTGCCCCGAGCCACCCGGGCGGCTACCGCGAGCTCTCCGGCCGCGAGGTCGAGGTCCTGCGCCTCGTCGCGGAGGGCCAGTCCAACAAGGCCATCGGCGTCTCGATGGGCCTGTCCGCCCTGACCGTCAAGTCCCACCTCGCCCGCATCGCCCGCAAGCTGGGCACCGGTGACCGGGCCGGGATGGTCGCCGTCGCCCTGCGGACCGGGATCATCCACTGACACCCGCCCGGCGGCTCCCGGGGAAACTCTCGGGGAAGCCGGGGAAACGCCCGTGCCTCCACCTCGCGCCCGTCGACGGAACGTTCCGGCGACGGGCGCGCCGCATCCGCGGATACCCTTGAGCGGTGACCGACGCCCAAGAGACCGCAGCAGACCTGCGCACCACCACCGGGGGCGGCCCCCCGGACGACGTCGAAAAGGCGCCGATTCCGTTGCTCGAGCCCCGTGAGGGGATCCCTCCGGTGGTCGCCGACGAGGACGCACTCGCCCGGGTGGTCGCGGCCTTCGCCGCGGGCACCGGACCCGTGGCCGTCGACGCCGAGCGCGCCTCCGGATACCGCTACGGCCAGCGCGCCTATCTGGTGCAGCTGCGCCGCGAGGGCGCAGGATCCGCGCTGATCGACCCGGTCGGCTGCCCCGACCTGTCCGCACTGGGCGAGGCCCTGTCCGGTACCGAGTGGATCCTGCACGCCGCCACCCAGGACCTGCCGTGCCTGCGCGAAATAGGCATGGTTCCCACCTCCCTGTTCGACACCGAGCTGGCCGGCCGCCTCGCCGGCTTCCCGCGGGTCGGACTGGGCGCGATGGTCGAGAGCGTGCTCGGCTACGCGCTGGAGAAGGGCCACTCCGCCGTCGACTGGTCCACCCGTCCGCTCCCCGAGCCGTGGCTGCGCTACGCCGCGCTCGACGTGGAGCTGCTGGTGGACCTGCGGGACGCGCTGGAGAAGGAACTGGACCGGCAGGGCAAGCTGGAATGGGCCCGGCAGGAGTTCGACGCCATCGCCGCCGCCCCGCCCGCGCCGCCGCGCAAGGATCCGTGGCGCCGTACGTCCGGCATGCACAAGGTGCGCCGGCGCCGGCAGATGGCCGTCGTACGGGAGCTGTGGGAGTCCCGGGACCGGATCGCGCAGCGGCGTGACGTGTCGCCCGGCAAGGTGCTGGGCGACGCCGCGATCGTCGAGGCCGCGCTCGCACTGCCGGCGAACGTGCACGCGCTGCAGGCCCTGCCCGGGTACGGACAGCGGATGGGCCGGCGCCAGCTGGAGCAGTGGATGGCCGCCGTCGACCGGGCGAAGGCCCTGCCCGAGAGCGCGCTGCCGCAGCCGGGGGCGACCCCGGCGGGTCCGCCGCCGCCGCGTTCGTGGGTGGACAAGGACCCGGCGGCCGCGGCGCGGCTGGCGGCGGCGCGGACCGCCGTCTCGGCGCTCGCGGAGGGGCTGAACCTGCCCCAGGAGAACCTGATCACCCCGGACACGGTCCGCCGGCTGTGCTGGGAGCCGCCGCAGCGGCTCGAGGCGGACGCGGTGGCGCAGGCCCTCGCGGTCCACGGCGCCCGTCCGTGGCAGATCGAACAGGTGACACCGGCGCTGGTCACGGCCCTGGCCGCGACCGCCTGACGCCCCCCGCACGAGAGAGCCCCCGGCCCCATCGGCCGGGGGCTCTTTCTGTCCCGGTTCCGCAACAGGGACCCGGAGCTGCTTTTGAACACGCTCAAACCTCGCTAGCTTTTTGAACGTGATCAAAGACGACGGCGGGTACGAGGCATGGGTACGCGGCTTCGAGGCCGAGCGGGAGCGCCGCGCGGCGGTCGGGGATCCCGACTGGGACCGGGGGGCCGTGCTCGATCCGGCGCTCGTACGGAGCCTGCAGCGCTTCCAGGTCGGTGAGGACGGGGACGGGTTGACCCTGATGGGCAAGGCGGACCGGGCCGGGGACCCGGTGTACGCGCAGGCGATACGGCTCTTCGAGGCCGAGGAGCACAACCACGCGCGGATGCTGGCGCTGCTGCTGGCGGCGGGCGGGGCCGGAACCCTGGACGGGCACTGGAGCGACGCGGTGTTCGTACGGTTGCGCAGGCTGCGGGGGCTGCGGGTGGAACTGCTGCTGCTGATGACGGCGGAGGCCGTGGCCCTGCGGTACTACCGGGCGGTGCGGGACGGGGCCCCCGATCCGCTGGCGGCCGAGGTGGCGGGGCGGATCCTCGCGGACGAGGAGCGGCACGTCCCCTTCCACTGCCGGCGGCTGCGCGAGGCACTGGCCCCCCTCCCGGCGCCGGCCCGCCGGGGCGCCACCCTGGCCTGGCAGGCCCTGCTCGCGGGGACGGCCGTGGTCGTCGCCGCGGACCACGGGCCGGCGCTGCGCCACCTCGGCGTCCGGCGCCGCCGGTTCACCGCGGACGTGATCCGCTCCTCCGGCCCCCTGGCCAGGGCGATGTCCAGGGCTCCCGCCCCCGCCGCTTCCAGCCCCGCCGGCGTTTGAGGCGCGGGGGTCCGGGGCGGAGCCCCCGCTCACACCGCCGCGGACGCCCGCGGCGGTGTGACGTTCGCCGCTCCTCCCGGAGGGGGTGTGCACGCCGGTTACCGGCAAGTAGCATGACCGGGTGAGCGGGCGCTCAGCCACCGGCCGACCGCGCCCCCGCGCAGCAGTGCACACCCGCACCTGGAGGAGAGCCAACGTGCCTCGTACCGTCAGGGACGTCGTCTTCGTCGACGGCGTCCGCACCCCGTTCGGCAAGGCGGGCCCGAAGGGCATCTACAACGGGACCCGCGCCGACGACCTCGTCGTGAAGGCGATCCGGGAGCTGCTGCGCCGCAACCCGGACCTGGACCCCGCGAAGATCGACGAGGTCGCCATCGCCGCGACCACGCAGATCGGTGACCAGGGCCTGACGCTGGGCCGTACCGCCGGCATCCTCGCGGGCCTCCCGCAGTCCGTCCCGGGCTACTCCATCGACCGCATGTGCGCCGGCGCGCTGACCGCCGTCACCGCCGTCGCGGGCGGCGTGGCCTTCGGTGCGTACGACGTCGCCCTCGCCGGCGGTGTCGAGCACATGGGCCGCCACCCCATGGGCGAGGGCGTCGACCCGAACCCGCGCTTCGTCTCCGAGAAGCTGGTCGACGAGTCCGCCCTGTTCATGGGCATGACCGCCGAGAACCTGCACGACCGGTACCCGACGATCACCAAGCTCCGCGCCGACGAGTACGCCGTGCGCTCGCAGGAGAAGGCCGCCAAGGCGTACGCCGACGGCAAGATCCAGCAGGACCTGGTCCCGATCTCGGTGCGCAACACCAACGAGGCGGCCGGTGAGACGGGCTGGGGCCTGGTCACCACCGACGAGCCGATGCGCCCGGGCACCACGCTGGAGAACCTGGCCGGCCTGAAGACCCCGTTCCGTACGCACGGCCGGGTCACCGCGGGCAACGCCGCCGGTCTCAACGACGGTGCCACCGCCGCGATCATCGCGTCCGAGGACTTCGCCCGCGAGAACAACCTCCCGGTCAAGATGCGCCTCGTCTCGTACTCCTTCGCGGGTGTCGAGCCGGAGGTCATGGGCTACGGCCCGATCCCGGCCACCGAGAAGGCCCTCGCCCAGGCCGGCCTGTCCATCGAGGACATAGGCCTGTTCGAGGTCAACGAGGCCTTCGCGGTCCAGGTCCTCGCCTTCCTGGAGCACTACGGCATCGCCGACGACGACGCCCGCGTGAACCAGTACGGCGGCGCCATCGCGTTCGGCCACCCGCTGGCCTCCTCCGGCGTGCGCCTGATGACGCAGCTGGCCCGCCAGTTCGAGGAGCAGCCGCACGTCCGCTACGGCCTGACCACCATGTGCGTCGGCTTCGGCATGGGCGCCACGGTCATCTGGGAGAACCCGAACTTCAACGCCGAGGGAGACTCCAAGTGAGCACCACCGCTGAGCTCCTGAAGGGCGCGGCCGAGCTGTTCCCGGACGAGGTCGTCACGTCCGCGCACGTCCGCCACCTGGACCTGCCGTTCGGCGCCGGGCGCTTCGCGCTCATCACGCTGGACAACGGCTTCGACCACACGAAGCCCACCACCTTCGGCCCGCAGTCGCTGGCCAACCTGAACGCGGCGATCGACCAGGTCGAGCAGGAGGCCCTCGCGGGCTCCATCGTCGGCGCGGGCATCACCGGCAAGCCGTTCATCTTCGCGGTCGGCGCCGACCTCAAGGGTGTCGAGCTGCTGAAGAAGCACGACGAGGCGCTCGCCATCGGCAAGGGCGGCCACGACGTCTTCAAGCGTCTGTCGGCCCTCGCGGTCCCGACCTTCGCCTACTACAACGGCGCGGCGATGGGCGGCGGCGTCGAGGTCGGTCTGCACTGCAGCTACCGCACCGTCTCGAAGGCCATCCCGGCCTTCTCGCTGCCCGAGGTCTTCCTCGGCCTGGTTCCCGGCTGGGGCGGCTGCGCCATCCTGCCGAACCTGATCGGCGCGGAGCGCGCGGTCTCGGTGATCATCGAGAACTCGCTCAACCAGAACAAGCAGCTGCGCGGCAAGCAGGTCTTCGACCTGGGCATCGCGGACGCGCTGTTCGAGGGCGCGGACTTCCTGGAGCAGTCGCTCCTGTGGACCGCGAACGTCCTGAACGGCACCACCGAGGTCGTCCGCGCCGAGATCGACCGCGGCGAGGCCTGGGACGCGGCCGTCGCCAAGGGCCGCTTCATCGCGGACTCCAAGGTGCACGGCGCCGCTCCGGCCGCCTACCGCGCGCTGGACATCATCGCCGCGGCCAAGTCGGGCGACCTCCAGGCCGGCTTCGACGCCGAGGACACCGCGCTCGCGGACCTCATCATGGGCGGCGAGCTGCGCTCGGGCATCTACGCCTTCAACCTGGTCCAGAAGCGCGCCAAGCGCCCGGCCGGCGCCCCGGACAAGTCGCTGGCCCGTCCGGTCACCAAGGTCGGCGTCGTCGGCGCGGGCCTGATGGCCTCGCAGCTGGCGCTGCTCTTCCTGCGCCGCCTGGAGGTGCCGGTGGTCCTCACCGACATCGACCAGGAGCGCGTGGACAAGGGTGTGGGCTACGTCCACGCCGAGATCCAGAAGCTGCTCGGCAAGGGCCGCATCAACCAGGACAAGGCCAACCGCCTGACCGCCCTGGTGACCGGTGTCCTGGACAAGGCCGAGGGCTTCGCGGACGCGGACTTCATCATCGAGGCCGTGTTCGAGGAGATGTCCGTCAAGCAGAAGGTGTTCGCGGAGGTCGAGGCGGTCGCCCCGGCGCACGCGATCCTCGCCACCAACACCTCCTCGCTGTCGGTGTCGGAGATGGCCTCCAAGCTCCGGCACCCGGAGCGCGTGGTCGGCTTCCACTTCTTCAACCCGGTCGCGATCCTCCCGCTGCTGGAGATCGTCCGCGGTGAGCAGACCGACGACGCCTCGCTGGCCACGGCCTTCGGTGTCGCGCGCAAGCTGAAGAAGACCGCGGTCCTCACCAAGGACGCCCCGGCGTTCGTCGTGAACCGCATCCTGACCCGCTTCATGGGCGAGATCCAGAACGTCATCGACGAGGGCACCCCGGTCGTCACGGCGGAGAAGGCCATCGAGCCGCTCGGCCTGCCGATGTCCCCGCTGGTGCTGCTGGAGCTCGTGGGCCCGGCGATCGGTCTGCACGTCTCGGAGACCCTGAACCGCGCCTTCCCGGAGCGCTTCACCGTGTCCCCGAACCTCGCTGCCGTCGTCAAGGCGGGCAAGCGCGGCTTCTACGTCTACGATTCCGGCAAGCCGGAGCTGGACCCCGAGGTCGCCGCGCTCCTGGTCCAGGGCGACGTCGTCCTGACCGAGGAGCAGGTCCGCGACCGCGTCCTGGACGCGGTGGCGCAGGAGATCGGCCTGATGCTGGAGGAGGGTGTCGTGGCCGAGGCCCAGGACATCGACCTCTGCCTCATCACGGGCGCCGGCTGGCCCTTCCACCTGGGCGGCGTGACGCCGTACCTGGACCGCGAGGGTGTCTCGGAGCGCGTGAACGGCAAGAAGTTCCTCGCCCCGGGTCTGGCGAGCGTCCCGGCCTGAGGCCCGTACGCCCGTACGCCGGGCGGTGCGTGAGCACCGCGGACGCCCGTCCCCCTCGTGGGGGCGGGCGTCCGCCGTTCTGCGGGGCGGGGCGAGGCGGGACCCGGGGCGGGGCCCGGCTCGGAACCCGCGCGTCCGGGCTGGCAGAATACGGTCCATGGCGGATGGCAAGACACCTTTCAGCCGCCGGACCCTTCTGTTCGCGGGCGGCGCCGTGGCCGCCGGCCTCACCACGAGCGGTCTGTCCTGGGCGCTGCGCGCCGGGGCCGGCCAGCAGGACGGTTCCCGGCCGGTGGCCGGTGAGTTCGACATGCGGACCGGCGCAGAGCTGCTCGCTTCGACTCCGCTGTTCAATACGACGGGTCCTCAGTCGTTCGCGTTCGACCACACGAACGGTCAGGTCTACACCCTGCAGACCGTCCAGGCCGGCATCCG
The Streptomyces sp. NBC_01296 DNA segment above includes these coding regions:
- a CDS encoding ribonuclease D, producing MTDAQETAADLRTTTGGGPPDDVEKAPIPLLEPREGIPPVVADEDALARVVAAFAAGTGPVAVDAERASGYRYGQRAYLVQLRREGAGSALIDPVGCPDLSALGEALSGTEWILHAATQDLPCLREIGMVPTSLFDTELAGRLAGFPRVGLGAMVESVLGYALEKGHSAVDWSTRPLPEPWLRYAALDVELLVDLRDALEKELDRQGKLEWARQEFDAIAAAPPAPPRKDPWRRTSGMHKVRRRRQMAVVRELWESRDRIAQRRDVSPGKVLGDAAIVEAALALPANVHALQALPGYGQRMGRRQLEQWMAAVDRAKALPESALPQPGATPAGPPPPRSWVDKDPAAAARLAAARTAVSALAEGLNLPQENLITPDTVRRLCWEPPQRLEADAVAQALAVHGARPWQIEQVTPALVTALAATA
- a CDS encoding helix-turn-helix transcriptional regulator, producing the protein MSVLLEQPASLVAYRPNKPTAMVVVADPRVRSTVTRHLWALGVRDVIEASSIAEARPRVGSPRDICVADVHLPDGSGLTLLSETRAAGWPNGLALSAADDIGAVRNALAGGVKGYVVTGTRTNIGLPTRPGAAPIGAAAARMHRRPPGAPSHPGGYRELSGREVEVLRLVAEGQSNKAIGVSMGLSALTVKSHLARIARKLGTGDRAGMVAVALRTGIIH
- a CDS encoding ferritin-like domain-containing protein; protein product: MNVIKDDGGYEAWVRGFEAERERRAAVGDPDWDRGAVLDPALVRSLQRFQVGEDGDGLTLMGKADRAGDPVYAQAIRLFEAEEHNHARMLALLLAAGGAGTLDGHWSDAVFVRLRRLRGLRVELLLLMTAEAVALRYYRAVRDGAPDPLAAEVAGRILADEERHVPFHCRRLREALAPLPAPARRGATLAWQALLAGTAVVVAADHGPALRHLGVRRRRFTADVIRSSGPLARAMSRAPAPAASSPAGV
- a CDS encoding DUF3000 domain-containing protein, which gives rise to MAAAQGRFSDGADGVDSAKESSVPLPFRRAVDGLKKARLRPGIEIDPTRPPQRLAPHAYALEAAVVDGEDDLADGRLILLHDPSGHEAWHGTFRLVTLVRAELEPEMAADPLLPEVCWSWLTGALEARGLAYGEASGTVTMASSHYFGGLAERRPATQIEIRASWTPREGVGGVPDTSAHLSAWCELLCQIAGLPPVGPTDSGTGVVSLPQRRGPHHP
- a CDS encoding 3-hydroxyacyl-CoA dehydrogenase NAD-binding domain-containing protein, coding for MSTTAELLKGAAELFPDEVVTSAHVRHLDLPFGAGRFALITLDNGFDHTKPTTFGPQSLANLNAAIDQVEQEALAGSIVGAGITGKPFIFAVGADLKGVELLKKHDEALAIGKGGHDVFKRLSALAVPTFAYYNGAAMGGGVEVGLHCSYRTVSKAIPAFSLPEVFLGLVPGWGGCAILPNLIGAERAVSVIIENSLNQNKQLRGKQVFDLGIADALFEGADFLEQSLLWTANVLNGTTEVVRAEIDRGEAWDAAVAKGRFIADSKVHGAAPAAYRALDIIAAAKSGDLQAGFDAEDTALADLIMGGELRSGIYAFNLVQKRAKRPAGAPDKSLARPVTKVGVVGAGLMASQLALLFLRRLEVPVVLTDIDQERVDKGVGYVHAEIQKLLGKGRINQDKANRLTALVTGVLDKAEGFADADFIIEAVFEEMSVKQKVFAEVEAVAPAHAILATNTSSLSVSEMASKLRHPERVVGFHFFNPVAILPLLEIVRGEQTDDASLATAFGVARKLKKTAVLTKDAPAFVVNRILTRFMGEIQNVIDEGTPVVTAEKAIEPLGLPMSPLVLLELVGPAIGLHVSETLNRAFPERFTVSPNLAAVVKAGKRGFYVYDSGKPELDPEVAALLVQGDVVLTEEQVRDRVLDAVAQEIGLMLEEGVVAEAQDIDLCLITGAGWPFHLGGVTPYLDREGVSERVNGKKFLAPGLASVPA
- a CDS encoding thiolase family protein; the encoded protein is MPRTVRDVVFVDGVRTPFGKAGPKGIYNGTRADDLVVKAIRELLRRNPDLDPAKIDEVAIAATTQIGDQGLTLGRTAGILAGLPQSVPGYSIDRMCAGALTAVTAVAGGVAFGAYDVALAGGVEHMGRHPMGEGVDPNPRFVSEKLVDESALFMGMTAENLHDRYPTITKLRADEYAVRSQEKAAKAYADGKIQQDLVPISVRNTNEAAGETGWGLVTTDEPMRPGTTLENLAGLKTPFRTHGRVTAGNAAGLNDGATAAIIASEDFARENNLPVKMRLVSYSFAGVEPEVMGYGPIPATEKALAQAGLSIEDIGLFEVNEAFAVQVLAFLEHYGIADDDARVNQYGGAIAFGHPLASSGVRLMTQLARQFEEQPHVRYGLTTMCVGFGMGATVIWENPNFNAEGDSK